One window of the Emcibacter sp. genome contains the following:
- a CDS encoding FAD/NAD(P)-binding oxidoreductase: protein MAKVLIIGAGLGGMPAAYEIREELDKSHEVIMINESPQFRFVPSNPWIAVGWRQADEVAFDAEPYLAKKNIGFIAERVTKIDPDAKQVTLASGDNLDYDYLVITTGPKLAWGNIPGAGPEGFTQSVCTLPHAEKAYEDFKKLVENPGPVIVGAFQGASCFGPAYEYALILDKALKDHKIRHKVPMTYVTSEPYIGHLGLGGVGDSKAMLESELRSKDIKWICNASVKEVKDGTFMVDEYNQNKEVVRSHEVPFHHAMMIPPFSGVDAVASVEGLCNPKGFVLIDKYQRNPKWSNIYSAGVCVAIPPVEDTPVPTGTPKTGYMIESMVTAIAHNIAADLAGKKPYAKATWNAICLADMGDSGIAFVAMPQIPPRNVTWFKKGKWVHLAKIGFEKYFINKMKKGTSEPIYEKYILKMFGIEKLED from the coding sequence ATGGCAAAAGTACTAATCATCGGCGCAGGGCTCGGCGGCATGCCGGCTGCTTATGAAATCAGGGAAGAGCTGGACAAAAGTCATGAAGTAATCATGATCAATGAAAGCCCGCAGTTCAGGTTCGTCCCGTCCAATCCCTGGATTGCTGTGGGCTGGCGGCAGGCAGACGAGGTTGCCTTTGACGCCGAGCCTTATCTGGCAAAAAAGAATATCGGATTTATCGCCGAGCGCGTCACCAAAATCGACCCGGACGCCAAACAGGTCACTCTCGCCTCCGGCGACAATCTGGATTATGATTATCTTGTCATCACCACCGGCCCGAAACTGGCCTGGGGGAATATCCCCGGTGCCGGCCCGGAAGGATTCACCCAGTCCGTCTGCACCCTGCCCCACGCCGAAAAGGCCTATGAGGATTTCAAGAAACTGGTGGAAAACCCCGGTCCGGTCATTGTCGGGGCCTTTCAGGGCGCCAGCTGTTTCGGCCCGGCCTATGAATATGCCCTGATCCTGGACAAGGCGCTGAAAGATCACAAAATCCGCCACAAAGTGCCGATGACCTATGTAACCAGCGAACCCTACATCGGGCACCTTGGTCTCGGTGGTGTCGGCGATTCAAAGGCTATGCTGGAAAGTGAACTGCGCTCCAAGGACATAAAATGGATCTGCAATGCCAGCGTCAAGGAAGTGAAAGACGGCACTTTCATGGTCGATGAATACAACCAGAACAAGGAAGTGGTGCGTTCCCATGAGGTGCCTTTCCATCACGCCATGATGATCCCGCCATTCTCAGGCGTGGATGCGGTCGCCTCGGTTGAGGGACTTTGCAATCCCAAGGGTTTTGTCCTGATCGATAAATACCAGCGCAATCCCAAATGGTCGAATATCTATTCCGCCGGGGTCTGTGTCGCCATTCCGCCGGTAGAAGATACGCCAGTACCGACCGGCACACCAAAAACCGGTTATATGATTGAATCCATGGTGACGGCCATCGCCCACAATATTGCGGCCGACCTCGCCGGCAAGAAACCCTATGCAAAAGCCACCTGGAATGCCATCTGTCTGGCAGATATGGGCGATTCCGGCATTGCCTTTGTCGCCATGCCGCAGATTCCGCCCCGCAATGTGACCTGGTTCAAAAAAGGGAAATGGGTCCATCTGGCTAAAATCGGTTTCGAGAAATATTTCATCAACAAGATGAAAAAAGGCACCAGCGAACCGATCTATGAAAAATATATCCTCAAGATGTTCGGCATCGAAAAACTGGAAGACTGA
- a CDS encoding efflux RND transporter permease subunit encodes MIALSEKASKTPKTFFWLTGLVSALMIVLVVLPTFWPSSFGMLSPLKIDTDPENMLSADEPVRVFHNAQKKEFSLYDMVVVGVVNKTHPQGVFNKGSLADIHDLTLFAKNIQWTDKDGNSQGVIAADVMAPSTVDNIEPGGVGSVRFEWLMNKPPASDEEALEIRNKARNLPMLNGTIVSDDGKAVAIYLPITAKNISYNVVEKLREHIAQYDSSDEYHITGMPVAQDVFGVEMFKQMAISAPMAMLLVFLLLWYFFKKLNLVISPMIVAMASVIVTMGLLVITGNTVHIMSSMIPIFIMPIAVLDAIHILSDFYDRYPKYKDRLTTIRHVMDELSKPMLYTTLTTAVGFASLAFTPIPPVQVFGIFVSIGVILAWFFTVTLIPAYIMLMKEESFTDFGMDHKEADDRAPMARFLTVMGRWTFNYNKLIIAGVFLLGFVAWYGINHIVINDNPVKWFAPDHEIRIADKELNARFSGTYMAYLKLESPQVDQSLESYASGLKERLSSSAMKPLQWLAPQVDALVADAGDKPTLIFALSEKIETEMDNVPDEEWDAWDDALTFVEGLRNEGEVFKNPDVLNYMSRLQDYLVESGMVGKSSAVTDAVKTVHRELFAGDPEAYRIPDSAAAVAQTLITFQGGHRPQDLWHFVTPDYKKATLWLQLKSGDNIDMSRLVAMVDEYFVAHPAPMDIKPQWFGLTYINMIWQDKMVSGMAEAFIGSFLIVLVMMIFLFRSFLWGALAMVPLTFTIGMIYGIIGLIGKDYDMPVAVLSSLSLGLAVDYAIHFLARAREMRKDYPDWKSTATAVFGEPARAITRNVIVVGIGFMPLLAAPLVPYQTVGTFISAILVLAGVATLTILPALIRPMENLLFKK; translated from the coding sequence ATGATTGCCCTTTCGGAAAAGGCCAGCAAGACACCGAAAACCTTCTTCTGGCTGACGGGCCTTGTCAGCGCCCTGATGATCGTGTTGGTGGTGCTGCCCACCTTCTGGCCTTCTTCTTTCGGCATGTTGAGTCCGTTGAAAATTGATACGGACCCGGAAAATATGCTGTCTGCGGACGAACCGGTAAGGGTTTTTCATAATGCCCAGAAAAAGGAATTCTCCCTTTATGATATGGTCGTGGTCGGGGTGGTCAACAAGACTCATCCCCAGGGCGTCTTTAACAAGGGCTCCCTTGCGGACATCCATGACCTGACCCTGTTTGCCAAGAATATCCAGTGGACCGACAAGGACGGAAATAGCCAGGGTGTGATCGCCGCAGATGTGATGGCGCCGTCGACGGTGGACAATATTGAACCCGGCGGCGTCGGGTCGGTCCGTTTTGAATGGCTGATGAACAAACCTCCGGCCTCTGACGAGGAGGCGCTGGAGATCCGTAACAAGGCCCGTAACCTGCCGATGCTCAACGGTACCATTGTGTCCGACGACGGCAAGGCTGTGGCCATTTACCTGCCCATTACCGCCAAAAATATCAGCTACAATGTGGTGGAAAAGCTGCGCGAACATATCGCACAGTATGATTCCAGTGACGAATATCACATCACTGGTATGCCGGTGGCCCAGGATGTGTTTGGTGTGGAAATGTTCAAGCAGATGGCTATTTCCGCCCCTATGGCCATGCTTCTGGTGTTCCTGCTGCTGTGGTATTTCTTCAAGAAACTTAATCTTGTCATATCACCGATGATTGTAGCTATGGCATCGGTGATCGTGACCATGGGCCTGCTGGTGATTACCGGTAATACGGTGCACATCATGAGCAGCATGATTCCCATCTTTATCATGCCGATTGCGGTGCTGGACGCCATTCATATCCTGTCGGACTTTTATGACCGTTATCCAAAATACAAGGACCGGTTGACCACCATCCGCCATGTGATGGACGAACTCAGCAAACCGATGCTGTATACCACCCTGACCACGGCGGTCGGTTTTGCCTCGCTGGCCTTCACCCCCATTCCACCGGTGCAGGTGTTCGGAATTTTTGTGTCCATCGGTGTGATCCTCGCCTGGTTCTTCACCGTGACCCTGATCCCGGCCTATATCATGCTGATGAAAGAGGAAAGCTTTACCGATTTCGGTATGGACCACAAGGAAGCTGATGATCGTGCCCCGATGGCCCGTTTCCTGACGGTGATGGGGCGCTGGACCTTCAATTATAACAAATTGATTATCGCAGGGGTTTTCCTGCTCGGTTTTGTCGCCTGGTACGGCATCAACCATATCGTGATCAATGACAACCCGGTAAAATGGTTTGCACCGGATCATGAAATCCGGATCGCCGACAAGGAACTCAACGCCCGCTTCTCCGGTACCTATATGGCTTATCTCAAGCTGGAAAGCCCGCAGGTTGACCAGAGCCTTGAAAGCTATGCATCCGGTCTGAAAGAGCGCCTGTCGTCCAGCGCGATGAAACCCCTGCAGTGGCTGGCGCCACAGGTGGATGCCCTGGTGGCAGACGCCGGTGACAAGCCGACCCTGATTTTCGCCCTGTCGGAAAAGATTGAAACCGAAATGGACAATGTTCCTGACGAGGAATGGGACGCCTGGGATGATGCGCTCACCTTTGTTGAGGGCCTGAGAAACGAAGGCGAAGTGTTCAAAAACCCGGATGTGCTCAACTATATGAGCCGTCTCCAGGACTATCTGGTGGAAAGCGGCATGGTCGGCAAAAGCAGTGCGGTGACCGATGCGGTGAAAACTGTGCACCGGGAACTGTTTGCCGGCGATCCGGAAGCCTATCGCATTCCCGACAGCGCTGCGGCGGTCGCCCAGACCCTGATCACTTTCCAGGGCGGTCACCGGCCGCAGGATCTTTGGCATTTTGTCACGCCGGATTATAAAAAGGCGACCTTGTGGCTGCAGCTGAAAAGTGGCGACAATATTGATATGTCTCGCCTTGTGGCCATGGTTGACGAATATTTTGTCGCCCATCCCGCACCGATGGACATCAAACCGCAATGGTTCGGCCTTACCTATATCAACATGATCTGGCAGGACAAAATGGTCAGCGGTATGGCAGAAGCTTTCATCGGCAGCTTCCTGATTGTGCTGGTGATGATGATCTTCCTGTTCCGCAGTTTCCTGTGGGGTGCGCTGGCCATGGTGCCGCTCACCTTCACCATCGGTATGATTTATGGCATTATCGGCCTGATCGGCAAGGATTATGATATGCCGGTAGCGGTTCTCTCCTCTCTCAGCCTTGGTCTGGCAGTGGACTATGCCATTCACTTCCTGGCTCGCGCCCGGGAGATGAGAAAAGATTATCCGGACTGGAAGAGTACGGCCACCGCGGTGTTCGGCGAACCGGCCCGGGCCATCACCCGCAACGTGATTGTGGTGGGTATCGGCTTTATGCCGCTGCTGGCGGCGCCTCTGGTGCCCTACCAGACGGTCGGAACTTTCATTTCCGCCATCCTGGTTTTGGCCGGTGTTGCCACATTGACCATCCTGCCGGCGTTGATCCGGCCGATGGAAAACCTGTTATTCAAGAAATAA
- a CDS encoding DUF2892 domain-containing protein, whose amino-acid sequence MSIDRVVMAFAGIMVLVGVALAHYVHPYWIALPIFVGLNMFQASFTGFCPLAIILKKLGVKPGQAFN is encoded by the coding sequence ATGTCTATCGATCGTGTAGTAATGGCTTTTGCCGGTATTATGGTTCTCGTGGGTGTTGCCTTGGCGCACTATGTACATCCATATTGGATCGCCCTGCCGATATTTGTCGGCCTGAATATGTTCCAGGCCTCTTTTACGGGCTTTTGTCCCCTGGCGATCATTCTGAAGAAACTGGGTGTAAAACCGGGGCAGGCGTTTAACTGA
- a CDS encoding outer membrane lipoprotein-sorting protein, translating to MKKLFTAIIFASFFAAGAALAQDVMEIVKKANHASYYKGTDGRAMVDMEILDDQGRSRNRQFVILRRDDGEEDAGQKFYVYFNKPADVKKMAFMVWKNIDRDDDRWLYLPALDLVKRIAASDERTSFVGSHFFYEDVSGRGIDEDTHELVEETDELYVIKSVPRDKGKTEFAYYKNWIHKSTFLPVKTEYFDGNDRNYRTYAALKVEMVDGHPTVTASQMSDNTGGGKTTMSYSDVKYDVGLPEDIFTERYLRKAPRKYLK from the coding sequence ATGAAAAAGCTCTTTACTGCCATCATCTTCGCCAGTTTTTTTGCGGCCGGTGCCGCACTGGCACAGGATGTGATGGAAATTGTTAAAAAAGCCAACCATGCCTCCTATTACAAGGGAACTGACGGCCGGGCGATGGTGGATATGGAAATCCTCGACGATCAGGGCCGCAGCCGTAATCGACAGTTTGTCATCCTGCGCCGGGATGACGGCGAGGAAGATGCCGGCCAGAAATTCTACGTCTATTTCAACAAACCGGCCGATGTGAAGAAAATGGCCTTTATGGTCTGGAAAAATATTGACCGGGATGACGACCGCTGGCTTTATCTGCCGGCCCTGGATCTGGTCAAGCGTATTGCGGCCAGTGACGAACGGACCAGCTTTGTCGGCTCCCACTTCTTCTATGAGGATGTCTCCGGTCGCGGTATCGACGAAGACACCCATGAACTGGTCGAGGAAACCGACGAACTCTATGTGATCAAAAGCGTACCCAGGGACAAAGGCAAGACCGAGTTTGCCTATTATAAGAACTGGATTCACAAAAGTACCTTCCTGCCGGTCAAAACCGAATATTTTGATGGGAACGACCGGAATTATCGCACCTATGCGGCCCTGAAAGTGGAAATGGTGGATGGACATCCGACGGTAACTGCCTCTCAGATGAGCGACAATACCGGTGGTGGCAAGACCACCATGAGCTATAGTGATGTCAAATATGATGTGGGTCTGCCGGAGGATATCTTTACCGAGAGATATCTAAGGAAGGCACCGCGCAAATACCTGAAATAA